The Nerophis ophidion isolate RoL-2023_Sa linkage group LG24, RoL_Noph_v1.0, whole genome shotgun sequence genome includes a region encoding these proteins:
- the LOC133541922 gene encoding LOW QUALITY PROTEIN: uncharacterized protein LOC133541922 (The sequence of the model RefSeq protein was modified relative to this genomic sequence to represent the inferred CDS: inserted 7 bases in 4 codons; substituted 6 bases at 6 genomic stop codons) yields the protein MAQDETLHDRQQHCMFQDTXHMPVDIGQEALDQYFKHVVXGESNSPVRMLSDKLNEAMCFPVLFLTSTNTFHTSRKHRLTLSRYFNNQIMHADGRFARNVEYIFFSRYMSKMDQVICSIPVAMRXGKGGQHSQGNFPGIIKDESLKRLLQFDDGFRFLQPVRGTPAFWSSAQKDLLACVRQLGIPTWFCTFYSADLRWQNLLASILRQEGRQQTVEQLEWADRCELLRRNLVTAVKMLDYRWHCFLKEELMSPSQPVGKIVDYFYRIEFHVHVLFWIDGAPQIYKNTDLEVAEFIDKYVTCELPSDNDTLLEVVSSVQTHSKSCRKNKTKWRFSFPKPISARTFICKIKECVCSKKGTGTEGSCISENRPQCTCLEKKGQKLPKEVARLIMLGVKDAMEREEPFGSVEELFASVGINQTVFELAYRRLDTKNKVVYRRGGNDTWVNQYKRNLLKCWNANXEIGLLLSNALKXKXGNLSAKDALKKLGSVYLHNRDVSAQEAVYRLMSLHLKECSRKVVFIPTGNNIVQMSLPLSVLLRKSSSEGLKSEDMWMTSIVDRFRKRPDSVVFENMCIATFSSEYRVLSXNEKSDNRIALQGGLGFILRRTRTQFAVVCYMGFKLDKQEEAHFQSLLQLFLPHGTDLNLKPEGFEFYKQFYEEGNVRSAGETARPVRDVVDKNRAKFEVDCPRLEQAQEMADRFDNVNDDAWGDLCREQQIENMECLEERRQQQQGEIREEQLVELEENVPDLFVGGKHVAQFERNTNILSRREGLALVHSLNETQRSIFDRIRKWCLEKVMGKNPEPFHALVTGGAGTGESHLIRANHWIRAIQYEARRLLSRLYQPGETCVLLTAPTGLAAYNLHAATIHHTFNIDMQVSLPYIPLGEDKINSSRSQFGHLQILIIDEISMVDHLLAYVHGRXRQIEQTGDLSPFGNVSVVAVGDCYQLPPGKGRPLYTCQVNVDLXVSFYKTALKXIVRQKDSVYSVSELLSRLRVRSKQTPLLKSDVDILKSLGDGGRIFEEKAIYCKDTVMEHLQPNCIAVTETWLSAQSSTDCVQIEGYTFHRRPRALCYSSNDVK from the exons ATGGCACAAGATGAAACGTTACATGACAGACAACAGCACTGCATGTTTCAGGACACTTGACATATGCCTGTTGATATCGGTCAGGAAGCATTAGATCAGTATTTTAAGCATGTTGT TGGTGAAAGTAATAGTCCGGTTAGAATGCTTTCTGACAAATTAAATGAAGCGATGTGTTTCCCTGTGCTGTTTCTAACGAGCACAAATACATTCCACACCAGCCGCAAGCATCGCTTAACATTGTCGCGCTATTTTAATAATCAGATAATGCACGCCGACGGCCGTTTTGCGCGCAATGTGGAATATATATTCTTTAGCCGGTATATGTCCAAAATGGACCAAGTGATATGTAGCATTCCGGTCGCGATGCGTTAAGGTAAGGGGGGTCAGCATTCTCAGGGGAATTTCCCGGGCATAATCAAAGACGAGTCTCTGAAGCGCTTGCTACAGTTCGATGATGGTTTTCGTTTCCTTCAGCCTGTTCGCGGGACGCCAGCTTTTTGGTCTTCGGCTCAGAAAGACCTTTTGGCTTGTGTCCGCCAATTGGGGATTCCAACATGGTTCTGCACCTTTTATTCTGCTGATTTGCGCTGGCAGAATCTCCTTGCCAGCATCCTGAGACAGGAAGGCAGACAGCAGACAGTAGAACAGCTAGAGTGGGCCGATAGGTGCGAGCTGTTGCGTCGCAACCTGGTCACAGCTGTGAAGATGCTTGACTACAGGTGGCACTGTTTTTTGAAGGAAGAACTCATGTCCCCATCTCAACCTGTTGGCAAGATTGTAGATTACTTTTATCGAATTGAGTTCCATGTTCATGTGCTGTTTTGGATTGATGgagctccccaaatttataaaaACACCGATTTAGAAGTTGCAGAGTTTATTGATAAATATGTGACATGTGAGCTACCCTCAGACAATGACACACTATTGGAAGTTGTGTCATCTGTTCAAACGCATTCAAAGTCATGTCGTAAAAATAAAACGAAATGGCGTTTCAGTTTTCCAAAACCGATCTCTGCACGCACGTTCATCTGCAAAATcaaagaatgtgtttgttctaaaAAGGGAACAGGGACAGAGGGTAGTTGTATTTCAGAAAACCGGCCACAGTGCACCTGTCTGGAGAAAAAGGGACAGAAGTTGCCAAAGGAGGTTGCACGGTTGATTATGTTGGGCGTAAAGGATGCCATGGAGAGGGAGGAGCCTTTTGGTAGCGTAGAAGAGTTGTTTGCCAGTGTGGGCATCAACCAGACAGTCTTTGAGCTCGCTTATAGGCGGCTGGACACCAAGAATAAGGTGGTTTACAGGCGAGGGGGAAACGACACCTGGGTTAACCAGTATAAAAGGAATTTATTGAAGTGTTGGAACGCTAA AGAAATAGGTCTGTTATTGAGCAATGCCCTTAA TAAATAAGGAAATCTCTCTGCTAAAGATGCTTTAAAGAAACTGGGCAGTGTATATTTACACAACAGAGATGTCTCCGCTCAGGAGGCAGTGTATAGACTAATGAGCCTGCATTTGAAAGAATGTTCCAGGAAGGTCGTGTTTATTCCAACAGGGAATAACATTGTGCAGATGAGTTTACCCCTCAGTGTGTTGTTGCGAAAGTCTTCCTCAGAGGGTCTTAAGTCAGAAGACATGTGGATGACAAGTATTGTAGATAGGTTTAGGAAAAGACCCGATAGTGTTGTGTTTGAGAATATGTGCATAGCCACATTTAGTTCAGAGTATCGTGTTCTCAGCTAGAATGAAAAATCAGACAATAGAATTGCACTACAAGGGGGTTTAGGGTTCATCTTGCGGAGAACACGAACTCAGTTTGCCGTCGTTTGCTACATGGGGTTTAAATTAGACAAACAGGAGGAAGCCCACTTTCAGAGTTTGCTGCAGTTGTTCCTTCCTCATGGAACTGATTTAAATCTCAAGCCGGAAGGCTTTGAGTTCTACAAACAGTTCTATGAGGAAGGTAATGTGAGGTCGGCTGGCGAAACCGCGCGGCCAGTGAGAGACGTCGTTGATAAAAACAGGGCAAAGTTTGAAGTGGACTGTCCTCGATTAGAGCAAGCGCAGGAGATGGCGGACCGGTTCGATAATGTCAATGACGATGCGTGGGGGGACCTTTGTCGTGAACAGCAAATCGAAAACATGGAATGTTTAGAGGAGAGGCGGCAACAGCAGCAGGGGGAAATTAGGGAAGAGCAGTTAGTAGAATTGGAGGAAAATGTCCCCGATTTGTTTGTTGGTGGTAAACATGTAGCTCAATTTGAGagaaacaccaacattttgtcTAGAAGGGAAGGTTTAGCGCTGGTCCATTCTCTGAATGAGACGCAGAGGAGCATTTTTGATAGGATTAGGAAATGGTGCCTAGAAAAGGTGATGGGAAAAAACCCAGAACCTTTCCATGCGCTCGTAACTGGTGGGGCAGGTACTGGAGAAAGCCATttgattagagca aaccactggattagagcTATCCAGTACGAGGCAAGGAGACTATTGTCGCGTCTGTACCAACCGGGTGAAACCTGCGTACTCTTAACGGCTCCCACAGGCTTAGCTGCATACAATTTACATGCAGCCACAATTCACCACACCTTCAATATTGACATGCAGGTTAGTTTACCGTATATCCCTCTGGGTGAGGATAAGATAAACTCCTCGAGGAGTCAATTTGGTCACCTACAAATTCTCATCATTGACGAAATCAGTATGGTAGATCATCTTTTAGCTTATGTGCATGGCCGGTAAAGGCAAATTGAACAGACGGGGGACTTGTCTCCATTTGGCAATGTTAGTGTTGTAGCTGTCGGTGACTGTTATCAGTTGCCACCCGGAAAAGGGAGGCCGCTTTACACCTGTCAGGTGAATGTGGACC TAGTGTCATTTTACAAAACAGCACTAAAATAAATTGTAAGACAAAAAGATAGTGTATATTCTGTTTCTGAGCTCCTAAGTAGACTTAGAGTTCGGTCAAAGCAAACCCCCTTATTGAAAAGCGACGTAGATATACTCAAATCCCTGGGAGACGGGGGAAGA ATATTTGAGGAAAAGGCCATTTACTGCAAGGATACCGTCATGGAG CATTTACAGCCTAACTGTATTGCTGTCACAGAGACGTGGCTCAGTGCACAATCCTCAACAGACTGCGTCCAAATAGAGGGATACACTTTCCACAGGCGTCCTCGAGCCTTGTGTTACAGCAGCAATGATGTCAAATGA